A stretch of the Mycobacteroides immunogenum genome encodes the following:
- a CDS encoding DUF2505 domain-containing protein — protein sequence MARSFDLSVEYSASVEQVHAAFADETYWEERLAGSGADTATLDSLKSDGGALEIVTTQVLRSDRLPGIVSQFHRGDLRIVRTEKWSAISGDASEGTVLGSIPGAPVTLSGTSRLHAGAKGARLDLTVSVEVKIPLVGGKIEGFVGGKLMDLLSAEQRFTSEWITNHG from the coding sequence ATGGCGCGCTCATTTGACCTGTCAGTGGAGTATTCGGCGAGTGTCGAGCAAGTCCACGCGGCCTTCGCCGATGAGACCTACTGGGAGGAACGGCTGGCGGGCTCGGGGGCCGACACGGCCACGCTCGATTCCCTGAAATCCGACGGCGGAGCCCTGGAGATCGTGACCACCCAGGTGCTGCGCAGTGATCGACTACCGGGCATCGTGTCGCAGTTTCACCGGGGTGATCTGCGGATTGTCCGTACCGAGAAGTGGAGCGCCATCTCCGGGGACGCATCCGAGGGCACTGTGCTGGGCTCGATACCGGGCGCACCCGTCACCCTGTCCGGCACCTCCCGGCTACATGCGGGCGCCAAGGGCGCCCGGCTGGACCTGACGGTCAGCGTCGAAGTCAAGATTCCCCTGGTAGGTGGGAAAATCGAGGGCTTCGTCGGCGGAAAGCTGATGGACCTGCTCTCGGCCGAGCAGCGATTTACCTCCGAGTGGATCACGAACCACGGCTAG
- a CDS encoding UDP-N-acetylmuramate dehydrogenase — translation MASTTRAKIEDLGAVVSDDAPLAPLTTLRLGPVAATLIRCESPSQVTGALAALEGHPFLLLAGGSNMVLADDLPDLTVVHIASAGVTVDGPLLRADAGTNWDELVAVSLQAGLGGLECLSGIPGTAGATPVQNVGAYGVEVASLLRRVRVLDRASGQVRWYEPAELGFGYRTSILKGSDARVVLEVEFGLSTDGLSSPIRYPELAKELGVAQGERTEALAVREAVLALRRRKGMVLDADDHDSWSVGSFFTNPVVAEDDLGGVQGRVRDHLGPDAALPQYPAPDGVKLSAGWLVERAGFVKGYPGERSAVRVSTKHALALTHRGGGSTAELLALARTVRDGVLQTFGVRLVPEPVLVGCSL, via the coding sequence TTGGCATCAACAACGCGCGCGAAGATCGAGGATCTGGGCGCTGTGGTGAGCGATGATGCTCCGCTGGCCCCGCTGACGACGCTGCGACTGGGGCCGGTGGCCGCCACGCTCATTCGGTGCGAGAGCCCCTCGCAGGTGACGGGTGCACTGGCCGCGCTCGAGGGTCATCCGTTCTTACTTCTCGCGGGTGGCTCCAACATGGTGTTGGCCGATGACCTGCCGGACCTGACGGTGGTGCACATCGCCTCGGCCGGTGTCACGGTGGATGGGCCACTGCTGCGGGCGGATGCGGGCACCAACTGGGACGAGTTGGTCGCGGTGTCGCTGCAGGCAGGTCTTGGTGGGCTGGAATGCCTTTCAGGGATTCCGGGCACCGCGGGTGCCACCCCGGTGCAGAACGTGGGAGCGTACGGCGTCGAGGTCGCCTCCCTGCTGCGGCGAGTCCGGGTGCTCGACCGTGCGAGCGGTCAGGTGCGCTGGTACGAGCCCGCCGAATTGGGATTCGGTTACCGCACCAGCATTCTCAAGGGCTCGGATGCCCGCGTGGTGCTGGAGGTCGAGTTCGGACTGTCCACGGACGGGCTCAGTTCGCCCATCCGTTATCCGGAGCTGGCCAAGGAGCTCGGTGTGGCGCAAGGAGAGCGCACGGAGGCGCTGGCTGTGCGGGAGGCGGTGCTTGCGCTACGCCGGCGCAAGGGCATGGTGCTCGACGCCGATGATCACGATTCCTGGAGCGTGGGTTCTTTTTTCACTAATCCTGTTGTCGCCGAAGATGATTTGGGTGGTGTGCAGGGACGTGTGCGCGATCACCTCGGTCCCGATGCCGCGCTGCCGCAGTATCCGGCCCCGGACGGGGTGAAACTGTCGGCGGGCTGGCTGGTGGAACGGGCGGGCTTCGTCAAGGGGTACCCGGGGGAGCGGTCGGCGGTGCGAGTATCCACGAAACATGCACTGGCACTGACTCATCGCGGCGGAGGTAGTACCGCAGAGCTACTGGCGCTGGCCCGCACCGTCCGCGACGGGGTCCTGCAGACATTCGGAGTCCGGTTGGTTCCCGAGCCGGTGCTGGTGGGCTGTTCGCTGTAA
- a CDS encoding carbon-nitrogen hydrolase family protein — MRIVLAQITSGADPTENLTTVAATVRDAAAQGATLVVFPEATMCRFGVPLGPVAQPVNGRWADEVRAIAQEANLTVVVGMFTPAVDGRVHNTLLATGPGVDTHYNKIHLYDAFGFRESATVAPGSEPVLITVDGVSVGLTTCYDIRFPALYTELAQRGAQVITVSASWAAGTGKWDQWTLLARARAADSTCFVAAADQALPTLEAPAHGSPTGIGGSLLASPTGELIAQAGPEPELIVADLNLEAVADTRKILPVLNPSSAE, encoded by the coding sequence ATGCGGATTGTGTTGGCGCAGATCACCAGCGGTGCCGATCCCACCGAGAACCTGACCACCGTGGCAGCCACGGTGCGCGATGCCGCCGCACAGGGGGCCACCCTGGTCGTCTTCCCCGAAGCCACCATGTGCCGGTTCGGGGTGCCGCTGGGTCCGGTAGCTCAGCCGGTCAACGGCCGCTGGGCCGACGAGGTCCGCGCGATCGCCCAGGAAGCGAACCTGACCGTCGTTGTCGGTATGTTCACGCCCGCCGTCGACGGCCGGGTGCACAACACGCTGCTGGCCACCGGCCCCGGCGTGGATACGCACTACAACAAGATCCACCTGTATGACGCGTTCGGCTTCCGCGAATCGGCGACCGTCGCCCCCGGGTCCGAACCGGTACTCATCACCGTCGATGGGGTGAGTGTCGGACTGACCACGTGCTATGACATCCGTTTTCCGGCCCTGTACACCGAGCTGGCGCAGCGCGGCGCACAGGTGATCACGGTCAGCGCGTCGTGGGCTGCGGGGACCGGGAAATGGGATCAATGGACCCTGCTGGCGCGGGCGCGGGCGGCGGATTCGACATGCTTTGTGGCGGCGGCCGACCAGGCCTTACCCACGCTGGAGGCACCGGCCCACGGTTCACCCACCGGAATCGGCGGCAGCCTGCTGGCCTCACCGACCGGCGAGCTCATCGCTCAGGCCGGTCCCGAACCCGAGCTCATCGTGGCGGATCTGAATCTCGAGGCGGTGGCTGACACCCGCAAGATCTTGCCGGTCCTTAACCCGTCCTCAGCCGAGTAG
- a CDS encoding LmeA family phospholipid-binding protein — protein sequence MTTPPQPPPGPLGSTPPEPSPWQPPAQQVPPPAQEQAPTLQTPVTPPPVEPPPPGEPAVAPEPVSPAKGRDYKSLVLIAVIVVAVALAAVLGIELYARQRTSSEVNAATSCLVQDGATASFGPMPLVLQYLGNHIDKLTIKTAGNQIAQAKKMTVAITVRDVSLNKTSDSLGTIGQLDVEVSWPTAGITESARALVPGMLGSLVGDATTNESTGEVTLSAAGGLAQITTKPVIKDGMVTLQSENVSAFIGLPREIIQPALDTFSKGLVGGQYPMGLKAQEVKVTNDGITVKLSSTNQPMKPVENPCLQNLSF from the coding sequence GTGACGACACCGCCTCAGCCGCCGCCCGGCCCACTCGGATCGACACCTCCCGAGCCTTCCCCCTGGCAGCCGCCCGCACAGCAGGTACCGCCGCCCGCGCAGGAGCAGGCGCCAACCTTGCAGACCCCGGTGACACCGCCCCCGGTGGAACCACCGCCACCCGGCGAGCCCGCCGTGGCGCCGGAACCCGTCTCGCCGGCAAAGGGCCGCGACTACAAGTCGCTGGTGCTCATCGCGGTCATCGTCGTCGCGGTGGCCTTGGCTGCCGTACTCGGCATCGAGCTGTATGCCCGCCAGCGGACCAGCAGCGAGGTCAACGCTGCCACCTCATGCCTGGTGCAGGATGGCGCGACCGCCTCCTTCGGCCCGATGCCACTGGTCTTGCAGTACCTGGGCAATCACATCGACAAACTCACGATCAAGACCGCCGGCAACCAGATCGCGCAGGCCAAGAAGATGACCGTCGCCATCACCGTGCGCGACGTGTCGCTGAACAAGACATCCGACTCACTGGGCACGATCGGCCAGCTCGACGTCGAGGTGAGCTGGCCGACCGCCGGCATCACCGAGAGCGCCCGCGCCCTGGTGCCAGGGATGCTCGGCTCGTTGGTCGGTGACGCCACCACCAACGAATCCACCGGCGAGGTGACGCTGAGCGCGGCCGGAGGCCTGGCACAGATCACCACCAAGCCCGTCATCAAGGACGGCATGGTGACACTGCAGTCCGAGAACGTGTCCGCGTTCATCGGCCTGCCGCGCGAGATCATCCAGCCGGCACTAGACACCTTCTCCAAGGGCCTCGTCGGCGGCCAGTACCCGATGGGACTCAAGGCCCAAGAGGTGAAGGTCACCAACGACGGCATCACGGTAAAACTGTCGAGCACCAATCAGCCGATGAAGCCGGTCGAGAACCCCTGCCTACAGAACCTCTCGTTCTAG
- a CDS encoding MFS transporter gives MLNRPVIVLFSFACGLAVATIYFSQPLLDTIGAQFSMPTAQVGVVLTLTQIGYAIGLLLIVPLGDIVDQRRLIVGQTALLAVSLLATAWSPNAWTFLVSITALGALAVVTQVMVTYTAVHAEPERQGWAVGVVTGGIISGILLARTVSGALSDLLGWRSVYVVAAIAAVVTAGILLYALPRSARTLTKVPYGRLLLSTLRLVHDEPVLRSRAIIAMLVFAAITVLLTPMVLPLTSTPYRLSHTQVGLFGLAGAAGALGAFKAGSWCDRGWANRVTGAGLTLMLAAWTLAATLRWTLLGLAVAVVIIDFGLQSVHVANQSLIYRLDSELHGRLTAAYMIFYSIGSAVGAAVSTWVYSMYGWIGVCLLGAVISLGALTYWAVLQRTAHQHRLGNQPDSECLQDPVADGAGQRQ, from the coding sequence GTGCTGAACAGACCCGTCATTGTGTTGTTCTCGTTTGCCTGCGGACTCGCGGTGGCAACCATCTACTTCTCACAGCCGCTGTTGGACACCATTGGCGCGCAATTCTCCATGCCCACAGCACAGGTAGGCGTTGTCCTCACGCTCACCCAGATCGGCTATGCGATCGGGCTGCTCCTGATCGTGCCCCTGGGCGATATCGTCGATCAACGACGGCTCATCGTCGGCCAGACCGCGCTGCTGGCGGTATCGCTGCTGGCCACGGCATGGTCCCCCAACGCGTGGACATTCCTGGTGAGCATCACCGCGCTGGGCGCACTCGCCGTAGTGACCCAGGTGATGGTCACCTACACCGCAGTACATGCCGAGCCCGAGCGACAAGGGTGGGCCGTCGGCGTGGTCACCGGTGGAATCATCAGCGGCATTCTCTTGGCGCGCACAGTATCTGGAGCTTTATCCGATCTCCTCGGCTGGCGATCGGTCTATGTGGTGGCGGCCATCGCCGCCGTCGTGACCGCCGGAATCCTGTTGTACGCCCTGCCGCGATCCGCGCGCACGCTCACAAAGGTGCCCTATGGCCGGCTGCTGCTCTCCACGCTGCGGCTGGTGCACGACGAGCCCGTTCTGCGCTCGCGGGCCATCATCGCGATGCTTGTTTTCGCTGCCATCACCGTCCTACTGACGCCCATGGTGCTGCCGCTGACCTCCACGCCATATCGCTTGTCGCACACGCAAGTCGGGCTGTTCGGCCTGGCCGGAGCGGCAGGAGCGCTGGGCGCCTTCAAAGCAGGCTCGTGGTGCGACAGAGGCTGGGCCAATCGGGTGACCGGCGCCGGGCTGACCTTGATGCTGGCAGCATGGACCTTGGCGGCGACTCTGCGTTGGACACTGCTCGGGCTCGCGGTCGCGGTGGTGATCATCGACTTCGGCCTGCAGTCGGTGCATGTGGCCAACCAGAGCCTCATCTATCGGCTGGACTCCGAGCTGCACGGACGCCTCACCGCCGCCTACATGATCTTCTACTCCATCGGCAGTGCCGTCGGCGCCGCCGTGTCCACATGGGTGTACTCGATGTATGGGTGGATCGGAGTATGCCTACTCGGAGCCGTGATCAGCCTTGGCGCACTTACTTACTGGGCCGTCTTACAGCGAACAGCCCACCAGCACCGGCTCGGGAACCAACCGGACTCCGAATGTCTGCAGGACCCCGTCGCGGACGGTGCGGGCCAGCGCCAGTAG
- a CDS encoding winged helix-turn-helix transcriptional regulator — MVGRASHAESSCTLARPLGEVGDGWSLLIVRDAFDGLRRFGEFQKSLGLAKNILASRLAALVDNGILEIVPVGARHEYQLTDKGRGLFPVLVALRQWSDEFCFAPGEPRVSLVDRTASRPVRRFELRAADGRLLTPEDTVVSSG; from the coding sequence ATGGTGGGACGGGCAAGTCACGCGGAATCGAGCTGCACCCTTGCCCGCCCGTTGGGCGAGGTCGGGGACGGCTGGTCGCTGTTGATCGTTCGTGATGCGTTCGACGGGTTGCGCAGATTTGGGGAATTTCAGAAAAGCCTGGGGCTCGCGAAGAACATCCTGGCCTCGCGCTTGGCGGCGTTGGTGGACAACGGCATTCTCGAGATCGTTCCGGTGGGCGCGCGGCACGAGTATCAGCTGACGGACAAGGGCCGGGGGCTGTTTCCCGTGCTGGTCGCGCTGCGGCAGTGGAGCGATGAGTTCTGTTTCGCCCCAGGCGAACCGCGCGTTTCCCTGGTGGATCGCACGGCCTCTCGCCCGGTGCGCAGGTTCGAGCTGCGGGCGGCCGATGGGCGTCTGTTGACGCCCGAAGACACAGTGGTTAGTTCGGGTTGA
- a CDS encoding lipoprotein LpqH — protein MNRIIVGAMGLLAAGAVVVGCSTDKPSGGSQVSSGSNAEVKVDGKDLAGLDLKSVTCVKQGGNINVASAAINGQQGLGVVMTDEATPKVTSLGLVYDGAALAVSEGMGAKVGSADVKVDGKTYTITGEASGADMKNPMAGMITKPFTIKVSCG, from the coding sequence ATGAATCGAATAATCGTGGGTGCCATGGGACTTCTTGCCGCCGGCGCGGTGGTGGTTGGCTGCTCGACCGACAAGCCAAGCGGAGGTTCGCAGGTCAGCTCCGGCAGCAATGCCGAGGTGAAGGTGGACGGCAAAGACTTGGCCGGTCTGGACCTGAAGTCGGTGACCTGCGTGAAGCAAGGCGGCAACATCAACGTGGCCAGCGCCGCCATCAACGGCCAGCAGGGCCTGGGTGTGGTCATGACCGATGAGGCAACCCCCAAGGTGACGTCGCTGGGGTTGGTGTACGACGGCGCCGCGCTGGCAGTCAGCGAGGGGATGGGTGCGAAGGTGGGATCCGCCGACGTCAAGGTCGACGGAAAGACCTACACCATCACCGGGGAGGCTTCGGGTGCCGATATGAAGAACCCGATGGCCGGGATGATCACCAAGCCTTTCACCATCAAGGTGAGCTGCGGCTGA
- the deoC gene encoding deoxyribose-phosphate aldolase, with the protein MTEPSTDSVGTPAVWPTRAEVAARIDHTLLKPEATAQDVQALVAEAVDLGVLAVCVSPSMLPVRLPPSADGLVIAAVVGFPSGKHLSSIKAHEAALAVSAGAAEIDMVIDVGAAVAGDFAAVQADIEAVRSAAPGAILKVIIESAALMEHSGAGAVRAACRASEAAGADFVKTSTGFHPAGGATVEAVRIMAETVGNRLEVKASGGIRTAQDAAAMLGAGATRLGLSSSRTVLDGFSN; encoded by the coding sequence ATGACGGAGCCCAGTACGGATTCGGTAGGCACACCGGCGGTTTGGCCCACACGCGCAGAGGTCGCCGCACGCATCGACCACACGCTGCTCAAGCCCGAAGCGACAGCACAGGACGTACAGGCACTCGTCGCCGAAGCAGTGGATCTCGGGGTGCTCGCGGTCTGCGTATCGCCGTCGATGCTGCCCGTGCGGCTACCGCCCTCCGCAGACGGACTCGTCATCGCGGCGGTGGTGGGATTTCCCTCGGGCAAGCATCTTTCGTCCATCAAAGCGCATGAGGCCGCCCTGGCGGTTTCGGCGGGTGCGGCGGAAATCGACATGGTGATCGATGTGGGCGCCGCAGTAGCGGGCGATTTCGCGGCGGTGCAGGCAGATATCGAAGCCGTTCGGAGCGCGGCCCCCGGGGCGATCCTCAAGGTCATCATCGAGTCGGCGGCACTCATGGAGCATTCCGGTGCCGGCGCGGTCCGTGCGGCGTGCCGTGCCAGCGAGGCCGCCGGAGCCGATTTCGTCAAGACCTCCACCGGATTTCACCCCGCGGGGGGAGCGACGGTGGAGGCGGTGCGGATCATGGCCGAGACCGTCGGGAACCGCCTCGAGGTCAAGGCGAGCGGCGGAATCCGGACCGCCCAGGATGCCGCCGCCATGCTCGGCGCCGGCGCGACCCGGCTGGGTCTATCGAGCAGCAGGACCGTCCTGGACGGCTTCTCCAACTAG
- a CDS encoding CHAT domain-containing protein, with translation MTDTLVLRFADVGIATYASLRVVGMPSRTVTWAIEQQPLETACEALDSALPEPVGSETSLMAIERALTTGAFASPEAEGELARTLGSELIAAEGWKLLSECVSSPRAVLFVTPSPKLARVPWGQLAVPGLDGSRLMELVDVLMAVPPNIVHAPRRPVRWRDRQGGPAVLLLDPRIPGQRPDSALGSVLGRPSVLGALTCHFGELVADHPVLPAVEAPVELFRRSDLDRGWLAAACAQDPSRLFYVGHASAAEGAVGHAERAALHLAENRPLTAADMMAAQFPIPPRVALLACSSGGDYRFDEATGLAAAMILGGAELVTATLWSLPTTAAYDQFGAHTSDPMADTVAEIDRAHRGEDAGRAVNRWQRARLRSWRDGDRAVSPLHWAAVVSFAVDGVR, from the coding sequence ATGACCGATACCTTGGTGCTGCGATTCGCCGACGTCGGCATTGCCACCTACGCCAGCCTGCGCGTGGTGGGGATGCCGTCGCGAACGGTCACGTGGGCCATCGAACAGCAGCCGCTGGAAACGGCCTGCGAAGCACTCGATTCCGCGTTACCGGAGCCGGTGGGATCCGAGACATCGCTGATGGCCATCGAACGTGCGTTGACCACAGGCGCGTTCGCGAGCCCGGAAGCGGAAGGGGAACTCGCCCGGACGCTGGGATCGGAACTGATCGCCGCCGAGGGCTGGAAGCTGTTGTCCGAGTGCGTGTCATCGCCGCGTGCCGTGCTGTTCGTGACTCCCAGCCCCAAACTGGCCCGCGTGCCGTGGGGGCAGCTGGCCGTGCCAGGGCTGGACGGTTCGCGGCTGATGGAGCTGGTTGACGTCCTGATGGCGGTGCCGCCGAACATCGTGCATGCTCCGCGCCGTCCGGTGAGATGGCGCGATCGTCAGGGCGGTCCCGCCGTGCTGCTGCTGGACCCGCGGATTCCCGGGCAGCGGCCGGATTCGGCATTGGGTTCGGTGCTGGGGCGCCCGTCCGTGCTGGGCGCGCTCACCTGCCATTTCGGCGAGCTGGTGGCCGACCATCCGGTGCTGCCCGCCGTGGAGGCGCCGGTAGAACTGTTTCGCAGAAGCGACCTAGACCGCGGGTGGCTTGCCGCGGCCTGCGCGCAGGATCCCTCCCGGCTGTTCTATGTCGGGCATGCCAGCGCGGCGGAGGGCGCCGTCGGTCACGCCGAGCGGGCCGCCCTGCATCTGGCGGAGAACCGCCCGTTGACCGCGGCCGACATGATGGCCGCACAGTTTCCGATTCCGCCGCGCGTGGCGTTATTGGCATGCTCGTCCGGAGGCGACTACCGCTTCGACGAAGCGACGGGGCTGGCTGCCGCGATGATCCTGGGCGGTGCTGAGCTGGTGACCGCGACGCTGTGGTCGCTGCCGACCACCGCGGCATACGACCAATTCGGCGCGCACACATCCGATCCGATGGCAGATACGGTCGCCGAGATTGACCGTGCGCATCGAGGCGAGGACGCGGGGCGTGCGGTGAACCGCTGGCAGCGCGCGAGGTTGCGGAGTTGGCGCGACGGTGATCGTGCGGTCAGCCCGCTGCATTGGGCAGCCGTCGTGAGTTTTGCCGTCGATGGCGTCCGCTAG
- a CDS encoding L,D-transpeptidase encodes MTDPRPNFGDALTRRRALTILGLTVPAVAAACTTVGSNQPQEAPSPGASLTFLPDDKAKDVNPTAPVSVTVTNGWFQDVKLVNADGKVVAGVLSRDQTRFRTTEPLGFDVKYTWKGSAVGLDGKAVAVAGTFTTLVPTAKVNGQFQLADGQTVGIAAPVIIQFDAHIADKAAVERSLSITCDPPTEGGWAWLPDEAQGSRVHWRSREYFKAGTKVDVKANLYGVPFGDGAFGNEDMSLDFSVGRRQVVYADAQSHRIRVTTDEGTILDLPCSYGEGDLPRNVTRSGIHVVTEKYQDFWMSNPAAGYSNVHERFAVRISNNGEFIHANPNTIGQQGNTNVTNGCINLSLGDAESYFRTAMYGDPVEVTGTSIELSYADGDLWDWVVDWPTWQSMSALPPNPKERTATSSPTTSSIPTTVPLTPSGAPTLSGTPTSTPSTTTGAPSLSATPTTTR; translated from the coding sequence GTGACGGACCCCAGACCAAATTTCGGTGATGCGCTGACGCGGCGACGCGCGCTCACGATTTTGGGTCTGACGGTGCCCGCTGTTGCTGCGGCGTGCACGACCGTGGGGTCGAATCAGCCCCAGGAGGCCCCCTCGCCGGGTGCATCCCTGACTTTTCTTCCCGACGACAAGGCCAAGGACGTCAACCCGACCGCACCTGTCAGTGTGACGGTGACCAATGGCTGGTTCCAGGACGTGAAGCTGGTCAACGCGGACGGCAAGGTTGTCGCCGGTGTGCTCAGCCGCGACCAGACCAGGTTCCGCACCACCGAGCCACTCGGGTTCGATGTGAAGTACACCTGGAAGGGTTCGGCGGTGGGCCTGGACGGCAAGGCCGTCGCGGTGGCCGGTACGTTCACCACCTTGGTGCCGACGGCGAAGGTCAACGGCCAGTTCCAGCTCGCCGATGGCCAGACGGTGGGTATCGCGGCTCCCGTCATCATTCAGTTCGACGCCCATATCGCCGACAAGGCCGCGGTGGAGCGGTCATTGAGCATCACCTGCGACCCGCCCACCGAGGGCGGTTGGGCGTGGTTGCCCGATGAGGCGCAGGGCTCACGGGTGCACTGGCGTTCACGCGAATATTTCAAGGCTGGCACCAAGGTGGACGTGAAGGCCAACCTCTATGGGGTTCCCTTCGGCGACGGGGCTTTCGGTAACGAAGACATGTCGCTGGATTTCAGTGTGGGGCGCCGTCAAGTTGTCTATGCCGACGCGCAGAGTCACCGAATCCGGGTGACCACCGATGAGGGCACCATTCTGGACCTGCCGTGCAGCTACGGCGAGGGAGACCTGCCCCGTAACGTCACGCGCAGCGGTATTCACGTTGTCACTGAGAAGTACCAGGACTTCTGGATGTCCAACCCGGCGGCCGGGTACTCCAACGTCCATGAGCGCTTCGCCGTCCGGATTTCCAACAATGGTGAGTTCATTCACGCCAACCCCAATACCATTGGGCAGCAAGGAAACACCAACGTCACCAACGGATGTATCAATTTGTCGCTAGGCGATGCGGAGTCCTATTTCCGCACCGCTATGTACGGCGATCCTGTCGAGGTGACCGGCACCTCGATCGAGCTGTCGTACGCCGATGGTGATCTGTGGGACTGGGTGGTGGACTGGCCGACCTGGCAGTCGATGTCGGCGCTTCCCCCGAACCCAAAGGAACGAACCGCCACGTCGTCGCCGACGACATCGTCGATCCCGACCACCGTTCCGCTGACCCCGTCGGGGGCACCGACGCTTTCGGGCACTCCGACGTCGACCCCGTCGACCACAACGGGTGCGCCGTCACTGTCGGCTACGCCGACGACAACCCGCTGA
- a CDS encoding serine hydrolase domain-containing protein: MTVNGSCEARFGQVREEFERNFAERGELGAAVCVMVDGETVVDLWGGSANEDGNPWSPDTIVPVYSCTKGATAVCAHMLAARGQLDFDAPVARYWPEFAQNGKDQIPVRMLLNHQAGLAAIRETLPDKGYADWDLITGLLAAQEPLWEPGTRSGYHALTFGHLVGEVIRRITGRTVGRFFRDEIAEPLGADFWIGVPASEEHRVAQSIAADLPDDLKRLPAFFRTALSDPASIPGLIVLNSGGFLLPALTAERQINTREFHAAEIPAVNGVSNGRGLATMYRPLALDGSANGTRLVDKAQIVHMTQVSSASAIDATIGAPTRWTLGFHTGIDNRALGEGSSLILAPGAFGHCGMGGSAGFADPSARMSFGYTMTKQGTGIVVDSRAQSLIDAVYRGLGYQDCGGFWLNPN; encoded by the coding sequence ATGACGGTAAACGGATCGTGCGAGGCACGGTTTGGCCAGGTACGCGAGGAGTTCGAGCGCAATTTCGCGGAGCGAGGCGAGCTGGGAGCCGCGGTCTGTGTGATGGTCGACGGCGAGACTGTCGTGGACCTGTGGGGTGGATCGGCCAACGAGGACGGCAACCCGTGGTCGCCCGACACCATTGTGCCCGTCTATTCCTGCACCAAAGGTGCGACAGCCGTCTGCGCCCACATGTTGGCTGCCCGCGGACAACTGGACTTCGACGCCCCAGTGGCCCGTTACTGGCCCGAATTCGCCCAGAACGGAAAGGACCAGATTCCGGTACGGATGCTGCTCAACCATCAGGCGGGCCTGGCTGCGATACGAGAAACTCTGCCCGACAAGGGCTATGCGGACTGGGACTTGATCACCGGCCTGCTCGCGGCGCAGGAGCCGCTGTGGGAACCGGGAACGCGGTCGGGTTATCACGCGCTGACCTTCGGACATCTTGTCGGCGAGGTCATCCGCCGAATTACCGGACGCACCGTGGGCCGATTTTTCCGGGATGAGATCGCGGAACCGCTGGGAGCCGACTTCTGGATCGGTGTGCCCGCTAGCGAAGAACATCGTGTCGCACAGTCAATCGCCGCCGATCTCCCGGACGACCTGAAGCGGCTGCCCGCCTTCTTCCGCACCGCACTCAGCGATCCCGCGTCGATACCCGGGTTGATCGTGCTCAACTCGGGCGGGTTCCTCCTTCCTGCCCTCACCGCGGAACGTCAGATCAACACCCGGGAGTTTCACGCGGCTGAGATCCCCGCCGTCAACGGTGTGTCGAATGGGCGCGGCCTGGCCACGATGTATCGCCCGTTGGCGCTCGACGGGAGCGCCAACGGCACCCGCCTGGTCGACAAGGCTCAGATCGTGCACATGACACAGGTGAGCTCGGCGTCAGCGATCGATGCGACCATCGGGGCCCCAACCCGCTGGACCCTGGGGTTTCATACAGGTATCGACAATCGGGCGCTGGGTGAAGGCAGCAGTCTCATCCTGGCGCCCGGCGCGTTCGGACATTGCGGCATGGGCGGCTCGGCAGGGTTCGCCGACCCAAGCGCACGAATGTCCTTCGGTTACACGATGACCAAGCAAGGCACCGGCATTGTGGTCGATTCTCGGGCGCAGTCCTTGATCGACGCCGTGTACCGCGGCTTGGGATACCAGGACTGTGGTGGATTCTGGCTCAACCCGAACTAA
- a CDS encoding DUF2505 domain-containing protein has translation MSRRSMFTVNFPAPAEKIYQDFASRDYWETLMSAYGWLTPVSEIHTFAVTDGGIDVVLKQHLPRVYLPPIAQKVMLADMIITRVQHFAPFDQSKGSAIGSYGASVPAGPGSFTGICKLSDTDQGSQLRLSSTCKVYIPFLGGKLEDLILYHLNDLFRVEEGFISDWVSKHH, from the coding sequence ATGTCCAGACGTTCGATGTTCACGGTGAACTTCCCGGCTCCGGCCGAGAAGATCTACCAGGACTTCGCGAGCCGGGACTACTGGGAGACCCTGATGTCGGCGTACGGATGGCTCACGCCGGTTTCCGAGATTCACACCTTCGCGGTCACCGACGGCGGCATCGACGTGGTCCTCAAACAGCACCTACCTCGCGTGTATCTGCCGCCGATCGCACAGAAGGTGATGCTCGCCGACATGATCATCACCCGGGTGCAGCATTTCGCCCCGTTCGACCAGAGCAAAGGATCGGCGATAGGCAGCTACGGCGCCTCAGTGCCGGCCGGGCCGGGTTCCTTTACCGGAATCTGCAAGCTGTCCGACACCGATCAAGGTTCTCAGCTGAGGCTCTCCAGCACCTGCAAGGTGTACATCCCCTTTCTCGGAGGCAAGCTCGAAGATCTGATCCTGTATCACCTCAACGATCTGTTCCGGGTGGAAGAAGGTTTCATCTCCGACTGGGTTTCCAAGCACCACTGA